The following proteins come from a genomic window of Peptoniphilus equinus:
- a CDS encoding aspartate kinase — translation MKVAKFGGSSLAGGDTFLAVKDIIESDNKRRYIVCSAPGKVHRSDTKITDLLYLLYDLETNNIGSSDIEQKIRDKYHAILAVTGVDWDFDAAFDAVMAGIKTSTKDYVASRGEYFNACILSRLIDYPMVDAKDVIFFDDNGNFDAAKSYKALEAMKKAHPKAVIPGFYGQQPDGTIATFSRGGGDLTGAVVARGVGAELYENWTDVSGFLSADPRIVKCPREVRRLTYKELRELSYAGANVIHAEAILPAQEARIPIQIKNTFMPEDEGTLILPHRDDAEEITGVSGEKGFAVINVEKLKLNSFKGFHRKLMSILEVNDINILHMPSSIDSISLIVKENNIAGKMDTVISELKTFVNPDGISVNYGIALITVVGQGMKEQVGCSAKVFTALAHAGINIRMIIQGASELNIIVGVDESNYDKAVAAIYHACVKRV, via the coding sequence ATGAAAGTGGCAAAATTTGGCGGAAGCTCGCTCGCAGGAGGGGATACGTTTCTCGCTGTAAAAGATATTATTGAAAGTGACAACAAGCGGCGTTACATTGTCTGCTCCGCGCCGGGCAAAGTCCATCGTTCGGATACGAAAATCACCGACCTGCTCTATCTCCTTTATGATTTGGAAACCAACAACATCGGTTCGTCGGATATTGAACAAAAGATCCGGGATAAATACCATGCTATCCTGGCAGTTACGGGAGTGGACTGGGATTTTGATGCGGCCTTTGACGCCGTGATGGCTGGCATCAAGACCAGCACCAAAGATTACGTCGCCTCTCGAGGCGAGTACTTTAACGCCTGTATCCTGTCTCGGCTCATTGATTATCCCATGGTGGATGCGAAAGACGTCATCTTTTTTGATGATAACGGCAACTTCGATGCCGCCAAGTCCTACAAGGCTCTTGAGGCCATGAAAAAGGCCCATCCGAAGGCTGTGATTCCCGGCTTTTACGGACAGCAACCCGACGGCACCATCGCCACCTTCAGCCGTGGCGGCGGCGATTTGACCGGTGCTGTGGTGGCAAGAGGTGTGGGAGCTGAATTGTATGAGAATTGGACCGATGTGAGCGGTTTTCTCTCGGCGGATCCGAGAATTGTCAAGTGCCCGAGAGAAGTGCGTCGTCTTACCTATAAAGAGTTACGGGAGCTGAGCTATGCCGGAGCCAATGTCATTCACGCCGAGGCGATACTGCCGGCGCAGGAAGCTCGGATTCCCATTCAAATTAAGAACACCTTTATGCCTGAAGATGAAGGGACGCTTATTCTGCCTCACCGCGACGACGCGGAGGAAATCACAGGAGTCAGCGGCGAAAAAGGCTTTGCCGTTATCAACGTGGAAAAACTGAAATTAAACAGCTTTAAAGGCTTTCATCGAAAGCTTATGTCCATCTTGGAAGTCAACGACATCAACATTCTGCACATGCCCTCTTCTATCGACTCCATCTCGCTGATTGTTAAAGAGAATAATATTGCAGGGAAGATGGATACCGTCATCAGCGAACTCAAGACCTTTGTCAATCCTGACGGGATCTCGGTGAACTATGGTATCGCCCTTATTACTGTGGTGGGTCAGGGCATGAAGGAACAGGTAGGCTGCTCGGCAAAAGTCTTTACCGCCCTTGCCCATGCCGGCATTAACATTCGGATGA
- a CDS encoding guanylate kinase, with amino-acid sequence MIFVLAGPSGSGKTTQAERLSQRDDFKRIITCTTRPMRQGESHGVDYFFLDKDQFQTLQDAGELLAVTTYSNNHYGVPKQNLLPFIDSTDEHLVMVLDLEGVKVLTNMGAVCIRLTLDRDTLKQRMEERGDETANIEARLNDGKGIAPYASFTVDSRDPIDANAEKISKYVDACVHKKKEQRSLSL; translated from the coding sequence ATGATTTTTGTACTGGCGGGCCCCTCCGGCTCAGGAAAAACAACACAAGCAGAACGCTTGAGTCAACGGGATGACTTTAAGCGCATCATCACCTGTACCACACGCCCTATGCGTCAAGGTGAGAGCCATGGCGTGGACTATTTCTTTTTGGATAAAGATCAATTTCAAACCTTACAGGATGCCGGGGAGCTGCTCGCCGTGACGACTTACTCCAACAACCATTACGGTGTGCCGAAACAAAATCTCCTTCCCTTTATTGACAGTACCGATGAACACCTTGTGATGGTGCTGGATCTCGAAGGTGTGAAGGTGCTCACCAATATGGGAGCGGTCTGCATCCGACTCACATTGGACCGGGATACCTTAAAGCAGCGCATGGAAGAACGCGGCGACGAGACCGCAAACATTGAAGCCAGATTGAACGACGGCAAAGGCATTGCGCCTTACGCCAGCTTTACCGTAGACTCCCGTGATCCCATTGACGCCAACGCCGAGAAGATTTCCAAGTATGTAGACGCCTGTGTCCATAAAAAAAAGGAGCAGCGCTCCTTATCTTTGTAG